The following proteins are encoded in a genomic region of Vulpes vulpes isolate BD-2025 chromosome X, VulVul3, whole genome shotgun sequence:
- the FOXR2 gene encoding forkhead box protein R2 has translation MDIKLKNPDFWYSLHGQVPGLLDWDMGNELFLPCTTDQCHLTEQNLAQYRLRVMEPPKVPQERRTSPDKDGPDSEPNLWMWVNPNIMCPLGSQETLNPSKEKDLTSMLPYPQPLPKNESNCSKATVMESLTASSSKKSSPQKRFIYPPSDWELTKEETEEQENKCSVSLQSPNKRECFQNQKLWQGNSQERKSWPRPPLNYSHLIALALRNSPPCGLNVQEIYNFTRQHFPFFWTAPNGWKNTIRHNLCFLGSFEKAPVNLQNGTHVKPRSGLWRLTEEGHRRFQEETRALASARRESIQQCMSQPDVMTSLFGL, from the coding sequence ATggacataaaactaaaaaatccTGATTTCTGGTACAGTCTCCATGGCCAGGTCCCAGGGCTGCTGGACTGGGACATGGGGAATGAATTGTTCTTGCCCTGCACCACAGACCAATGCCACTTAACTGAGCAGAACCTTGCCCAATATAGACTCCGAGTAATGGAGCCCCCAAAGGTGCCTCAAGAGAGGAGAACTAGTCCAGACAAAGATGGTCCTGACTCTGAACCTAACCTGTGGATGTGGGTAAATCCCAACATCATGTGCCCCCTTGGCAGCCAGGAGACCCTAAATCCCAGTAAAGAAAAGGATCTGACAAGCATGCTTCCTTACCCTCAGCCACTCCCAAAGAATGAGTCTAACTGCTCAAAGGCCACAGTGATGGAATCCCTGACAGCTTCCTCCAGCAAGAAATCTTCCCCACAGAAGCGGTTCATCTATCCTCCCAGTGACTGGGAGCTCACAAAAGAAGAAACCGAGGAACAAGAGAACAAATGCTCTGTGTCCCTCCAATCCCCTAACAAAAGGGAGTGCTTCCAGAATCAGAAGCTATGGCAAGGCAACAGCCAGGAGAGGAAGTCCTGGCCCCGGCCTCCACTCAATTACAGTCACCTAATTGCCCTGGCATTAAGAAACAGCCCACCCTGTGGCCTTAATGTGCAAGAGATCTACAATTTCACCCGGCAGCATTTCCCCTTTTTTTGGACAGCTCCAAATGGCTGGAAAAACACCATCCGCCACAATCTCTGTTTCCTGGGCAGCTTTGAGAAGGCACCAGTCAATCTTCAGAATGGGACCCATGTAAAGCCACGGTCTGGCCTCTGGAGGCTTACTGAAGAGGGACACCGCCGCTTTCAGGAGGAGACTCGTGCCTTAGCCTCTGCTCGGAGGGAGAGCATCCAACAGTGCATGAGCCAACCAGATGTGATGACTTCCCTCTTTGGCCTTTGA